A segment of the Peptoclostridium acidaminophilum DSM 3953 genome:
TTTAAGTCCCCGTTCTTCTTTCAGTTGGGTTTGTTCAAAATCGCTGCTGCCGTCTGAAGCTACTACAACAATTTCATTGCCTTTGTTTTTCAATTCTTCTGCTAAATCAGTATAAATTGTTGAGTTCTGTTCAGGACGTGGAAAAACAGTAGATATATATAAAATTTTCAAATTTCCACACCTCTTTGACTAGTTGTTCTTATTTATCATCATTTTCTCTATCCATCCACAGATGATACACTGAACTGCAACTCACATATTGAAATCCGCAAGCTATGTAGAATTGAGTCGCAGTAACATTATCCACTTGGGTTCCAACTTTAATGTTCTCAATTCCTTTTTTATGGATATATGACTCTAACCCAGAAATCAATGATTTTCCAACTCTTTGTCCTCTAAACTGCTCATCAACGGCAATCAATTCGATAGTTGCTATCGAGTTTGCCTTATCTATTGAAAATAAGAGGTAGCCTGCAACTTCATCATTCCTCTTAGTGATTACAAAATATTTATCCGTTTGTTCAAATGCACATTTAGTCCAGTGAACATATATATTTTGTGCCTGCTCTCTAGGTAACGCCGGATCATTAAAAAATCTTGAATATTGGAAAGCAGATCTTGCTATATTAACTACTTGTTCATTTCTTTGATATGCATTATGCACTTCTGTAAACTCGTCTATAAACTCAGGTTCTCCATTAATTCTTTTAGTAAATTGTATGTTCAAATCTGAAAGGAATACATCAGATTTTCTTCCAATCCAATAATTATTATGCTTAAGGTTCCCTACATTCGAAATAGTTGTAAAATCCGATTCCTTACAATATTCAAGTATATTGTCTTGTTCTTCTTCACTTACTATTCCTTTTAAAATAACTCTAGCGGATTTTACACCAAAATACTCAGTATCCCATTCAAGTGGAAAGCATTCAAAATTTTCTCCGCTAAGCTTTGACATACTGTTCATTGTCATCCTCACCTCTATTTATTTGACTGTTGAGAAGTAACATAAATTCCTTTTTTAAAGACAATACTTTCAATAGTCTTAAACAATATCTTCACATCTAGCCAAAATGAAATATTGTCCACATAATATACATCATTCTTCAGTCGATCTTTCCATTCGGCAGAATTTCTAAAATAAGCTTGGTTATAACCACTTATCCCTGGTAGTACCTCAAGCTTTCTTATCTCTTCACCTTCGTAATAATTAATATGTTCCGGCAGATCCGGCCTCGGCCCAATAAATGACATATCTCCGATTAATACATTTATAAGCTGAGGCAATTCGTCAAGACTTGTCTTTCTTACGAGTTTGCCCATTCTTGTCAATCTATAATCGTTATCTGAATTAAAAGTTGAGCCATCTTCATTCCTTATATCAGGAGCATTGACCTTCATGGATCTTAATTTATACATCTTGAATATTTTCTTGTCTTTACCTAATCTTTTTCCTAAGTAAAATACTGGTCCTCTATCCTCCAGCTTTATTAGAAATCCACACAGCACAATGAGTGGAAGAATTAATGGCATTAATATCAAAGCAAATACGAAATCGAACATTCTTTTTACATATCCTTTGTACAATTGCGCTGCCTCCATATCTATAAGATATTCCCTTTATAATTCACTCACCTTAAACTCAATTTCACCATGTTTCCAATCTAAAAGCAGCGGCATATACACTCCATTAAAAACTCACTCTGCATCTTATACAGTAGCAGCTGCTTCCAATCTAACGCTCTCTTCTTCTCTTAAAACTCTAAGAATCTCTTTCTCTCCACTTGCCACATAATCCACTTCTTCATTAGTTAGAAGAGTATGCAACGGCAGAGTTATCTCGTTCCTATACATATCAAAAGCATTTGGGTAATCCTTCATCTCAAATCCTAACTTCTTATAAGCTGTGTGTAGCGGCAGAGGCTTGTAATGAACATTCGTTGCTATGCCTGCTTCAGCCATTTTTTCAATCACTCTATTTCTAAAATCCTCATCTTGACCAGTCAGTCTTGTCAAATACAAGTGTCCGCTAGAAGCATAGTCATCTGAGTAATGCTTCAACACTTCAACCCCTATATCTTCAAGAGCTTTATCATACATCTCTATAATCTCTTTTCTTCGCTTTAATATCTCTGGATATCTCTTTAGTTGAACTAAGCCCAAAGACGCCATAATATCAGTCATGTTGCATTTATACGCAGGTAACACAATGTCATATTCCCATGCTCCTGGTTTAGTCTTAGCAAGAGCGTCCTTCGACTGCCCATGAAGTGTTAAAAGCATGAACTGCTTGTAGATGTCTTCATTGTCGATTCCTTCGATATCTCTCCAAGTAACAGCTCCACCTTCTGCTGTAGTGAGGTTCTTAACTGCATGGAATGAGAAGCTTGTAAAGTCAGCTGCTTCTCCGCTCATCTTTCCTTTGTATGAAGCCCCAAAAGAATGCGCTGCATCAGCTATAACTACAACTCTGCCTATAGCCTTTTGAATTTCATTTGATGGCTGGAACAAATCCTTCTTACTATTTACTGCCTCGAATACCTTGTCATAATCACACATAACACCCGCTATATCAACTGGTATAATAGCTTTAGTCTTCTCAGTAATTGCATCTGCAATCGCAGCATAGTCTATATGAAACGAATCCTTCCCAGAATCCACAAGAACTATCTTAGCCCCAACGTGATGAATTACGCTTGCCGATGCAGTATATGTATATGCGCATGTGATAACTTCATCACCCTCACCAATGCCAAGAAGTCTAAGTGTCATCTCCATGCAAGCTGTTGCTGAATTAAGACATGCTGCTTTTGAAGTGTTGCAATACTCTGCAATCTTCTTTTCAAATAATTTTGTCTTAGGTCCTGTTGTAATCCAGCCAGACTTTAATGTATCTACTACCTCGTCTATTTCTTCCTGTGAAATATCAGGAGGCGAAAATGGTATTTTCATTAAACAAATCCCCTTCCAACTTTTCTTCCCGCTTTTTTGAAATGTAAAAAATTCCTAATCCCCGTTTGATCGTCACCTCGGCACTACCATCCAAGAAATAGTTGAAAGTTGAAGGTTGAAAGCAGAAAGGAAAAACTTTCAAACTAAAACCCTTCCACCTTCTACTTTTCTACTTTCCACTTTTATCTACCGATACCATTAATCCATTTAATAATCTTCCTACTTCTTTTGCTTTTTCTTGTAGCACATCATGTTTCTCTTCATCTATGTAATTCAGATCCTTTGAAAGCATAATCTGATACTTCAACTCCTCCAGAGAGCCTCTTGCAATCAATAGGAATCGCTTGAACTCTTTACTCGAACCTCTTGCTTTTCCTTCAACAATATTACAAGGTATAGAAGTTGATGCTCTGCGCATTTGGGATGTTAGACCAAACAATTCATCCCTTGGAAAATCCTTAGTGGCCTCATATATTTTCAGAGTCAATTCATGAGCCTTCTTCCAGACTAATAGATTGTCCACTGCCTTTTTCCCCTTTCAACCTTCTACTTTCCAACTTTTTTCCTTTCCACCATCCGGCACTATCCGGCACTATCCGGCACTATCCGGCACTGCCTGATAGTTTAATCTGATAAAACGTACTGGGTCCACCGCCTTTTCTCTCAATGAGTCCTCGGTCAACCAAACCTTTGAGAATACCTCTGGCGCGACGATCTTCAATATCAAGAATAGACTTTACGTCTTGTGTTGTAATTCTACTATCTTTACGTTTTAAATACTCAATAATTGCTTTTTCTTGCTCTGTTAACTCAGTGACTTTTTTATGAACTTGTTTTGTCTCTGCCATCTCTCTATACAAACTCACATCAACAAAATCGCCTTTTTCCACAATTTCAGGTTCTTTTAAGCCTCTAGTTTTGCAGCTCGATTTTATTCTACGAATACCACTTCCCCATTGCTCAATATAATTAAGCTCTTTAAAGACCCTTGCAATCACTTTGTTCCGTATTTCAGATCTTCCCTCAAGAATATCTTCTTGGGTTATGGTGCTAGGGAAAGCGCCAGGCGACACAATATTGATCATATCATCATAAATGCCAACCTTGATATCCCGACCTTCGTTTGAATAATCGCGATGAACAACGGCATTCACCAAGCTTTCTCTAATAGCTTCTATAGGAATTTCGTATTGATCTTCTCTTTGCAAGCCTTTAATCTCACTGCCAAGCTTGATATGGTTCTTAATAAAACTTTCTGCATGATCAAGTTGCGTAAATAAATCGCCTTTATATTCCTTACTGTCTAAAAACACATCCATGGTCATCCCTTTGAATCTGCTGCATTTGATTTTGGCATGTTCAAGGTAACCCAGTAATATTAAGAGTCCATTTGTCGGATAGATGATGCCATTTTCTTCATGGATCAATTTAAGGTTCTTCATTACCGATTGAGTTACTGGTTTGTCTAATTTGTCAAATCTACTTATGATTGGAGCCATATCAAGATATTCAAATCGAACCTCTCTATTTACTTCCTGATCATAACTGAGATTCATCCGTTGCCTTTCAAGTTCGAGAATATTGTCAACACTCGCTTTACGATTTGTTGCACCTACCCGAATGTAGACACCCTCATTTTTTCCGATTTTCTTGAGGTAATATGGAAGTAGATTGCCGCGATATACTTCAATCACTAAAAGCACTTTATTATCAATGGTAGTCGTATAAATGTCCGGAAGCACATTAGGATAACAGCGATCATAGATAATCGATGCTACTTTATCCCGGAGTTCCAAAATATCAATGCTATTATCCAACCCAATGATTTTGCCTTGATCGGTGACACCTATGATTAATCTACCGCCGCCAGTGTTGGAAAATGCAATAACCGTTTTCGCTACAGCATCGCTGCCCGGAAGTTTCTCTTTAAACTCAACAATTTTACTTTCTCCATTCTTAATAGCGTTGATTAAACTCATAGGTACCTCCTTTCATATTAAAGTTGAATGTTGAATGTTGAATGTTGAAAGCGGAAAGGAAAACCTTCAAACCAAAACCCTTCCACCGTCCCCTTTCCACCTTCCCCTTTCTACCTTCTCCTAAATCACTTTCTTCTCTTCCTTCTCATTAGTCTCTTTCCTGTATGTAGGCACAAGCTTTTTCATAACAAGCTCAAGCACCGATGTGTCCTCTTTCTCCGAAATGGACCTAAGCACATCAAGGTCCTTTGTGAGCTTCTCGATGTCCATCTCAAGAGGCTGTCCTATGAAAATCTTCTCGTGGGTTGTGCTCGTCAGCCCCTCTTCCGCCATCAGGAGCTCCTCGTAGAGCTTCTCACCAGGCCTTAGGCCAGAGTACTCTATGTGCATGTCCACCCCCGGCTCGAAGCCCGAAAGCCTTATAAGGTCCCTTGCCAGGTCGGCAATCCTTACGGGCTCGCCCATGTCCAGGACGAATATCTCCCCGCCCTTTGCCATGGCCCCCGCCTGTATTACAAGCTGCACGGCCTCGGGTATGGTCATGAAGTATCTAATGATGTCGGGATGTGTCACAGTAACCGGGCCGCCCTCGGCTATCTGCTTTTTAAAGAGCGGTATTACGCTGCCGTTGCTTCCCAGAACGTTTCCGAACCTTACTCCCACGAACTCCGTGGCGCTCCTTCTGCCGATGGACTGGACTATCATCTCGCACACCCGCTTTGAGGCCCCCATTATGTTAGTGGGGTTGACCGCCTTGTCCGTGGATATCAGGACGAACTTTTCAGCTCCCCCCTCGTCCGCAGCCCTTGCCACGTTGAAGGTGCCGAATATGTTGTTTTTTATTGCCTCGAGAGGGCTTTTTTCCATCAGGGGCACATGCTTGTGGGCTGCAGCGTGGAACACCACCTCCGGTCTGTACTCGGCAAATATGTTTCTTATCCTCTTTTCGTCCCTGACTGAAGCTATTATGGTTTCAAGGTTCAATCTATCGCCGTACTGCCGCTGGAGCTCCTGCTGTATCTCGTAGGCGTTGTTTTCGTATATGTCCAATATTACGAGACGCTTAGGTCCAAATGGGGCTATCTGCCTGCAAAGCTCGGAGCCTATTGAGCCTCCGCCGCCGGTTACCAGCACCGTCTTGCCCATTAGGTAGCCCGCCATCTTCTCTATGTCCACCTTGACAGGGTCCCTTCCCAGAAGGTCCTCTATCTCCACGTCCTTTATCTGCTTTATGTCCACCTTGCCGCCTATGAACTCGTACACTCCCGGCAGCGTCTTGAGGCGGCACCTTGTCTCCTTGCATATGCCAATGAGCTTCCTCAGCTCCTGCTTTGATACCGAAGGCATGGCTATCAATATCTCGTCCACCTGGAGCTTCTTTGCCGCCTGAGCTATGTAGTCCCTTCCGCCCACAACCGGCACCCCGAGCATCCTCCTGCCGTGCTTTTCCGGATCGTCGTCTATTATGCCCACCGCCAGCTTGTCCATCTCAGGGTTCATGAACAGCTCCCTTGTGACCATAAAACCCGCCTTGCCGGCTCCCACTATGAGCACCCTTGTCTTGGCGTGCTTGAAGAATATCCTCTGCTTTATACGCCTTATGGCCCTGTAGGCGAACCTGGCGCCCCCTGAAAAGAACATCAGCCCCAGTGCGTTTATGACGTAAAAGCCGTTCGGAATGCGCGGCATGTGCCTGTCGAAGGCTATGTATATTATTGTCATGGCCGTTATGGACGCCGCCACCATAGCTATCATTTCCTCTATGCTGGCGTACCTCCACAGACTCTTGTATGCGCTGAATATGTAGAATGTTGCTGTGACTACTGCCGTGTATATTATGACGTTTTCAGGAGTGATATATGTATAAGTGCGTGATAAATCAAAATCGAATCTTATAAAAAGCGCCGCTGCCGCCGAAATGTTTATAAGCAGCACGTCCATTAGAAAAAGTATTGTTTTCCTTACGGACACCGGATTCTTGCGTATAAAAACTGACGCGCTTTCCACTGCCAAGCCCTTCACCCCGTTTCGATTGTTTTCGTATTAATGTTACATTGCCTTTGATATGTAGTACTCCATTCTTTCCCTTTTTTCCGTCTTGTACTCTCTTCTGGCCTTGTCAACTGCGTCTGTGGCGTGGCCGTTTCTTTTCAGCTCCGCTTCAAGCTCACCGACTATTGCGTTGAACCTGGCGTCCACGGCGCTTTCGGCGCCCCTTGCGAGCCTCATGTATTTGAGAGCTATCTGGTATTTGACCTCTTCTCTCTCTTCTGCCGGATACGACAGGTATTCGCCCTTGGCCTGTCCAAGTAGCGAGTTGATCTGGCCGTAGGAGGCTCCTCTTAGGGCCTCAAGCCTGCCCCTGTATTTGGCGACTATGCTTTCCTTTGTAGGGGCCGATTGTGATTTGTCGGTATTTGCCTGATTTTCACTGCTTCCCGCTTGGGTCTTTGGAGCTTCCGAGCCGGTCTCCTGCTTGGCATTCTCTTCCGACTGCTTCTTCATTTCCTCTTCTATTGCCTTGTCCATCTCCTGGCCTACCTGCTCCTGGAGCTCCTCTATCTGCTTGTCCTCTTCGGGGTTTTGGCTTGCAAGGCTGGCGCCCGCGTAGCGTATGAATTTGACCGCCGGCGCACCGCTAAACGCCATGAAGAGTGCGCCAATGACGAACAATACTGCGGCTGCCTTTGCTATAGTTCCCTTTTTCAAGCGCCTTCCCCCTTTTTTTTGTCCAAAAAAAGCCCGGCGGCTAAGCCGGGCTTACTTTACTTTATTTGTTGAACAGCCTGTATACCACAGTAGCTGATTCAGCCCTAGTCGTTAGTTTTTCTGGATTGAATTTTCCGTTTGTGTCACCTTTCATGAGCTCTGCAGCCACGGCGCCTTGAACGCCCTTGCTTGCCCATGCAGGTATTTTGTGTGAGTCTGCAAACTGCGCAAGGTCAACGCTGCCTGTCTTGCCTGCAACAGCCCTTGAGAGCATTGCAGCCATTTCGGCTCTAGTTATCTCACCATCAGGCTTGAACGTGCCGTCAGCGTAGCCGTTTATTATGCCGCTGCTCTTGGCTGTCTGTACGTAGTCTGCAGCCC
Coding sequences within it:
- a CDS encoding four helix bundle protein, with translation MDNLLVWKKAHELTLKIYEATKDFPRDELFGLTSQMRRASTSIPCNIVEGKARGSSKEFKRFLLIARGSLEELKYQIMLSKDLNYIDEEKHDVLQEKAKEVGRLLNGLMVSVDKSGK
- a CDS encoding ATP-binding protein; translated protein: MSLINAIKNGESKIVEFKEKLPGSDAVAKTVIAFSNTGGGRLIIGVTDQGKIIGLDNSIDILELRDKVASIIYDRCYPNVLPDIYTTTIDNKVLLVIEVYRGNLLPYYLKKIGKNEGVYIRVGATNRKASVDNILELERQRMNLSYDQEVNREVRFEYLDMAPIISRFDKLDKPVTQSVMKNLKLIHEENGIIYPTNGLLILLGYLEHAKIKCSRFKGMTMDVFLDSKEYKGDLFTQLDHAESFIKNHIKLGSEIKGLQREDQYEIPIEAIRESLVNAVVHRDYSNEGRDIKVGIYDDMINIVSPGAFPSTITQEDILEGRSEIRNKVIARVFKELNYIEQWGSGIRRIKSSCKTRGLKEPEIVEKGDFVDVSLYREMAETKQVHKKVTELTEQEKAIIEYLKRKDSRITTQDVKSILDIEDRRARGILKGLVDRGLIERKGGGPSTFYQIKLSGSAG
- a CDS encoding sugar transferase; translated protein: MYKGYVKRMFDFVFALILMPLILPLIVLCGFLIKLEDRGPVFYLGKRLGKDKKIFKMYKLRSMKVNAPDIRNEDGSTFNSDNDYRLTRMGKLVRKTSLDELPQLINVLIGDMSFIGPRPDLPEHINYYEGEEIRKLEVLPGISGYNQAYFRNSAEWKDRLKNDVYYVDNISFWLDVKILFKTIESIVFKKGIYVTSQQSNK
- a CDS encoding GNAT family N-acetyltransferase → MSKLSGENFECFPLEWDTEYFGVKSARVILKGIVSEEEQDNILEYCKESDFTTISNVGNLKHNNYWIGRKSDVFLSDLNIQFTKRINGEPEFIDEFTEVHNAYQRNEQVVNIARSAFQYSRFFNDPALPREQAQNIYVHWTKCAFEQTDKYFVITKRNDEVAGYLLFSIDKANSIATIELIAVDEQFRGQRVGKSLISGLESYIHKKGIENIKVGTQVDNVTATQFYIACGFQYVSCSSVYHLWMDRENDDK
- a CDS encoding nucleoside-diphosphate sugar epimerase/dehydratase, which encodes MKGLAVESASVFIRKNPVSVRKTILFLMDVLLINISAAAALFIRFDFDLSRTYTYITPENVIIYTAVVTATFYIFSAYKSLWRYASIEEMIAMVAASITAMTIIYIAFDRHMPRIPNGFYVINALGLMFFSGGARFAYRAIRRIKQRIFFKHAKTRVLIVGAGKAGFMVTRELFMNPEMDKLAVGIIDDDPEKHGRRMLGVPVVGGRDYIAQAAKKLQVDEILIAMPSVSKQELRKLIGICKETRCRLKTLPGVYEFIGGKVDIKQIKDVEIEDLLGRDPVKVDIEKMAGYLMGKTVLVTGGGGSIGSELCRQIAPFGPKRLVILDIYENNAYEIQQELQRQYGDRLNLETIIASVRDEKRIRNIFAEYRPEVVFHAAAHKHVPLMEKSPLEAIKNNIFGTFNVARAADEGGAEKFVLISTDKAVNPTNIMGASKRVCEMIVQSIGRRSATEFVGVRFGNVLGSNGSVIPLFKKQIAEGGPVTVTHPDIIRYFMTIPEAVQLVIQAGAMAKGGEIFVLDMGEPVRIADLARDLIRLSGFEPGVDMHIEYSGLRPGEKLYEELLMAEEGLTSTTHEKIFIGQPLEMDIEKLTKDLDVLRSISEKEDTSVLELVMKKLVPTYRKETNEKEEKKVI
- a CDS encoding DegT/DnrJ/EryC1/StrS family aminotransferase, translating into MKIPFSPPDISQEEIDEVVDTLKSGWITTGPKTKLFEKKIAEYCNTSKAACLNSATACMEMTLRLLGIGEGDEVITCAYTYTASASVIHHVGAKIVLVDSGKDSFHIDYAAIADAITEKTKAIIPVDIAGVMCDYDKVFEAVNSKKDLFQPSNEIQKAIGRVVVIADAAHSFGASYKGKMSGEAADFTSFSFHAVKNLTTAEGGAVTWRDIEGIDNEDIYKQFMLLTLHGQSKDALAKTKPGAWEYDIVLPAYKCNMTDIMASLGLVQLKRYPEILKRRKEIIEMYDKALEDIGVEVLKHYSDDYASSGHLYLTRLTGQDEDFRNRVIEKMAEAGIATNVHYKPLPLHTAYKKLGFEMKDYPNAFDMYRNEITLPLHTLLTNEEVDYVASGEKEILRVLREEESVRLEAAATV